One region of uncultured Methanolobus sp. genomic DNA includes:
- a CDS encoding 4Fe-4S binding protein: MPWVNNKKCVSCKKCIKKCPVDAIYMVKGKALIEENKCINCGKCIKICPVKAILKDRELVKFKTRANIKNTKDLLDNSKNKKEKKRLIKSQLRQLKREQEIIRGTIKELKRIKL, translated from the coding sequence ATGCCATGGGTCAACAACAAAAAATGTGTGTCATGTAAGAAGTGCATCAAAAAATGCCCTGTGGATGCCATATATATGGTAAAAGGAAAGGCCTTGATTGAAGAAAATAAATGCATTAATTGCGGAAAGTGCATCAAAATATGTCCTGTCAAAGCAATACTCAAAGACAGGGAACTTGTGAAATTCAAAACACGTGCTAACATTAAGAATACTAAAGACCTGCTTGACAATTCAAAAAATAAGAAGGAAAAAAAGCGTCTTATCAAAAGTCAGTTGCGACAACTTAAGCGTGAACAGGAAATTATCCGTGGAACAATAAAAGAGCTGAAGCGGATCAAACTCTGA
- a CDS encoding CHAD domain-containing protein: MSSNVFVKKYSLAASLGFLAGLVSCMTGLLFAIVSRLNRGSGSETILVVCMLLATGVVLILAGINVAGIRRKFSHSYSFLVGLLLSATGLFVFMSSFPDNWIYPKVSYAIIAYSLGIFLLLINIFVNYFLQALGGPDRQENEHHEEEVQYSEAQRNDCSVLTTFAGILMTNITSGTHEPAFFTGTGDDNNTYVVSDTTSEEKLPESIIMEFNEEKNATKTEIITAADAASDENVKICDVDDETEEPTALETTQFPEIAEITEPEIEEETEEIAGTAEKEEETETESVKEKEVSSKETADVKEFVVPYAEFRSIEKTNVKADDTMREAARKILMYHFGQMVEHERGTKVGRDIEELHDMRVAAMRMRSVVEVLEDYLNMKEMSSYYKNIKSIRRTLGTVRDLDVFLEKIDHYLAAQPPERVPEIDPLTDSILIERAKHRGTMLVYLDDSRYNEFKKNFADYLLSKKSWKMKSAKKNGEPIPARVVDILPVLLYSQLATVRAYGDVLTDDTKVDPYLEKYHQLRIDVKILRYTIEFFGEVLGSETKSLIKDLKALQDNLGDMHDTVVALEMLENFERYGVWGETHGKNNSASIRDYPGVDAYIEYRNKELASLLDSFPDAWSKVIDPYFSVRFSQAIAGLYDF, translated from the coding sequence ATGTCATCGAATGTATTCGTAAAAAAATATTCCTTAGCGGCATCACTGGGTTTTCTTGCAGGCCTTGTGTCATGCATGACGGGACTACTTTTTGCTATAGTCAGCAGACTCAATCGTGGTTCCGGTTCAGAAACAATTCTGGTAGTCTGCATGTTACTTGCCACAGGTGTGGTGTTGATCCTTGCAGGAATAAATGTCGCAGGGATACGCCGGAAGTTCTCACACAGTTATTCTTTCCTTGTCGGCCTGTTATTATCCGCAACAGGACTATTTGTTTTCATGTCCTCTTTCCCTGATAACTGGATTTATCCAAAGGTAAGCTATGCGATCATAGCATATTCACTTGGCATATTCCTGCTGCTTATCAATATATTTGTTAATTATTTCCTGCAGGCACTGGGTGGTCCGGACCGACAGGAAAATGAGCATCATGAGGAGGAGGTCCAATACAGTGAAGCTCAACGTAACGATTGTTCTGTCCTCACAACCTTTGCAGGCATACTAATGACAAACATCACATCAGGTACCCACGAGCCTGCTTTCTTTACAGGTACCGGTGATGACAATAATACCTACGTGGTAAGCGATACCACTTCTGAAGAAAAACTTCCGGAGTCCATAATTATGGAATTCAATGAGGAAAAAAACGCTACTAAAACTGAAATTATAACTGCAGCAGATGCAGCCAGTGATGAAAACGTAAAAATATGCGATGTTGATGATGAAACGGAAGAACCTACCGCTCTTGAAACGACACAATTCCCGGAGATAGCTGAAATCACCGAACCTGAAATTGAAGAAGAAACTGAGGAGATTGCAGGAACTGCTGAGAAAGAGGAAGAAACGGAAACAGAATCTGTTAAGGAGAAAGAAGTTTCTTCAAAAGAAACAGCAGATGTAAAGGAATTTGTTGTCCCCTATGCTGAATTCAGGTCAATTGAAAAAACGAATGTGAAAGCTGACGATACCATGCGTGAAGCTGCACGCAAGATACTCATGTATCATTTCGGCCAGATGGTCGAACATGAGAGAGGTACGAAGGTTGGCCGGGATATTGAGGAACTCCATGACATGAGAGTTGCTGCAATGCGTATGCGCTCGGTGGTAGAGGTTCTTGAAGATTATCTTAACATGAAAGAAATGTCTTCTTATTACAAGAACATAAAATCTATAAGAAGGACATTGGGAACCGTACGTGACCTGGATGTATTCCTGGAAAAGATAGATCATTATCTTGCGGCACAGCCACCTGAGAGAGTTCCTGAAATAGACCCACTTACTGATTCCATACTTATAGAGAGAGCAAAACATCGCGGTACCATGCTTGTGTACCTTGATGATTCACGTTATAACGAGTTCAAAAAGAACTTTGCAGACTACCTCCTGAGTAAGAAATCATGGAAGATGAAATCTGCAAAGAAAAATGGCGAACCTATACCTGCCAGAGTTGTAGATATACTGCCTGTGCTTCTTTACTCCCAGCTTGCAACTGTAAGAGCATATGGTGATGTACTTACAGACGACACAAAGGTCGATCCTTACCTTGAAAAGTACCATCAGCTAAGAATCGATGTGAAAATACTGCGTTACACCATTGAGTTCTTCGGGGAAGTCCTTGGTTCCGAAACAAAGAGCCTTATAAAGGACCTCAAGGCTCTTCAGGACAATCTTGGTGACATGCATGACACCGTGGTTGCGCTTGAAATGCTTGAGAACTTTGAGAGATATGGTGTATGGGGAGAAACGCACGGAAAGAATAACTCTGCCAGTATCAGAGACTACCCTGGCGTTGATGCTTATATTGAATACAGGAATAAGGAACTTGCATCTTTGCTGGATTCATTCCCTGATGCATGGTCAAAGGTTATTGACCCTTATTTCAGTGTCAGGTTCTCACAGGCGATAGCAGGACTTTATGATTTCTGA
- the pyrF gene encoding orotidine-5'-phosphate decarboxylase, which translates to MERKTGLILALDVTDREEAVKISEKVAGYVDAIKIGYPLVLSTGMDMISKLSEFAPIIADFKVADIPNTNRLICEQVFKAGADAVIVQGFTGNDSLEAAVKLAKEQNRDIYVVTEMSHPGALDFMQQVGEGIAKMAADAKASGVVAPATRPERVAEIRKIIGNELSIISPGVGAQGGSASDVIKAGADWVIVGRAIYQAKDPAMAAKKLVDEMKEFI; encoded by the coding sequence ATGGAAAGAAAGACAGGACTTATACTTGCACTTGATGTAACTGACAGGGAAGAGGCCGTAAAAATATCCGAAAAGGTTGCAGGATATGTGGACGCTATCAAAATAGGCTACCCGCTCGTACTTTCAACCGGAATGGACATGATAAGCAAGCTCTCTGAATTTGCACCAATTATTGCTGACTTTAAGGTAGCTGACATCCCAAACACCAACCGCCTGATATGTGAGCAGGTCTTCAAAGCAGGTGCTGATGCTGTGATTGTCCAGGGATTCACAGGAAATGACAGTCTTGAAGCTGCCGTAAAACTTGCAAAAGAGCAGAACAGGGACATCTACGTGGTCACTGAAATGAGCCACCCCGGTGCACTTGATTTTATGCAGCAGGTCGGAGAAGGAATCGCAAAGATGGCAGCAGACGCAAAAGCATCAGGTGTGGTCGCTCCGGCAACACGTCCAGAAAGGGTTGCAGAGATCAGGAAGATCATCGGAAACGAGCTTTCTATTATCTCACCAGGTGTAGGTGCCCAGGGTGGATCAGCTTCAGATGTCATAAAAGCAGGAGCAGACTGGGTAATAGTTGGCAGAGCAATCTACCAGGCTAAAGACCCTGCAATGGCTGCAAAAAAGCTGGTTGACGAGATGAAAGAGTTCATCTGA
- a CDS encoding exopolyphosphatase yields the protein MKFAAIDVGSNAVRLLLSKVDPDGAEPVFEKISFIRMPIRLGEDAFTHNRISPEKASRLIKTMIGFKYLMDAFGPLDYMACATSAMREADNSDEIIAKIKEKSGIDLKVISGRKEAKIIYSNRIEKIIGSNDSTYLHIDVGGGSTELILFKNNKVFAYRSFNIGTIRMLGGIVTKEDWKDMRKWVKKVTNEHNPDYAIGSGGNINKLYRMSGRKEGTLLMKEDISQLKKYLRGFTLEQRITKLGLKPDRADVIVPASRIYHSVMKWGNIEYMHVPKLGLADGILHVLYKKHNEEYI from the coding sequence ATGAAATTTGCCGCAATAGATGTGGGTTCAAATGCCGTCAGGCTTCTTCTGTCAAAGGTTGATCCTGATGGAGCAGAACCGGTTTTTGAAAAGATATCTTTTATACGTATGCCTATAAGACTTGGCGAGGATGCTTTTACCCATAATCGTATCTCTCCTGAAAAAGCATCCCGTCTGATAAAAACCATGATAGGATTCAAATACCTGATGGATGCGTTCGGACCACTGGATTACATGGCCTGTGCTACTTCCGCCATGCGTGAAGCGGACAACAGTGATGAGATCATAGCCAAAATAAAAGAGAAAAGCGGCATTGACCTGAAAGTGATAAGCGGCAGAAAGGAAGCAAAGATCATCTATTCCAATAGGATTGAAAAAATAATAGGGAGCAATGATTCAACTTACCTGCATATTGATGTTGGTGGCGGTAGTACGGAACTGATTTTATTCAAGAACAATAAGGTCTTTGCATACAGGTCGTTTAATATAGGTACCATCAGGATGCTTGGAGGCATTGTGACCAAAGAAGACTGGAAGGATATGAGGAAGTGGGTCAAAAAAGTTACCAATGAACATAATCCGGATTATGCTATTGGGAGTGGCGGCAATATCAACAAACTTTACAGAATGTCCGGCAGAAAAGAGGGGACTTTGCTCATGAAAGAAGATATCAGTCAGCTTAAAAAATACCTGAGAGGATTTACACTGGAACAGAGAATCACAAAACTCGGGCTAAAACCGGACAGGGCTGATGTTATTGTTCCTGCATCCAGAATATACCACTCGGTTATGAAATGGGGAAATATTGAGTACATGCATGTGCCAAAGCTTGGTCTTGCAGACGGAATACTACATGTCCTGTACAAAAAACATAATGAAGAATATATATAA
- a CDS encoding rod shape-determining protein, translated as MEDNLRSDGYLYIGIDAGIFKTSICTSDGIKFSERSVVAFSGDSIDSTENAIYGNEVLELSEEEMKNYTNSSLSLDNDSFKHFLTHLLEKNGIDPGKNETYAIIGVSPAAETEYKRSLLNLCRNIFTGAMVVDDVFCIVYSKGLPEGSLVVDIGYNRTNVCVITKNVTQEVDCLSLASAGKDIDRELFKLINERWPDSRITEELVRKWKEEHGHLVSVPDACVVDIPFEILDENEPEKAGEIKTTKGSISEEIQLACEFVVTDIVSGITRVLSDSEPGMHNTLRNNIHLSGGTSRLPGINTFIEGELRELGGGKVFLNPDPEFAVPEGALEIAKNMPPEFWKEVLAVNCNKEMIL; from the coding sequence ATGGAAGATAATCTCAGAAGTGATGGATACCTGTATATTGGGATAGATGCAGGTATATTTAAAACATCAATCTGCACAAGTGACGGAATCAAATTCTCCGAGCGGAGTGTTGTTGCTTTTTCAGGGGACAGTATAGACTCAACAGAAAATGCAATTTACGGAAACGAGGTGCTGGAACTCTCTGAAGAGGAGATGAAGAATTATACAAATAGCAGCCTGAGCTTGGATAACGATAGTTTCAAACATTTTTTAACTCACCTGCTGGAAAAAAACGGTATTGACCCCGGAAAAAATGAAACGTATGCCATAATTGGTGTGTCCCCTGCTGCAGAGACAGAATATAAAAGAAGCCTGTTGAATCTTTGCAGAAATATCTTTACCGGTGCAATGGTTGTTGATGATGTCTTTTGCATTGTTTACAGTAAAGGTCTTCCGGAAGGTTCCCTGGTGGTGGACATTGGTTACAACCGTACCAATGTCTGCGTAATAACGAAAAACGTTACACAGGAAGTTGATTGCCTGAGCCTTGCCTCTGCAGGAAAGGATATAGACCGTGAATTATTCAAACTTATCAATGAAAGATGGCCGGATTCCAGAATAACGGAAGAACTTGTCAGAAAATGGAAAGAAGAGCACGGTCACCTTGTTTCCGTACCTGATGCATGTGTTGTTGATATTCCCTTTGAGATACTGGATGAGAATGAACCTGAAAAGGCCGGCGAAATTAAGACTACGAAAGGATCGATATCTGAGGAGATACAGCTTGCATGTGAATTCGTAGTAACTGACATTGTTTCAGGAATAACAAGAGTGCTTTCGGACTCTGAGCCTGGAATGCATAATACCCTCCGAAATAATATTCATCTGTCCGGCGGAACAAGCAGATTGCCCGGCATTAATACTTTTATTGAAGGAGAACTCAGGGAACTTGGAGGGGGTAAAGTGTTCCTTAATCCTGACCCGGAGTTCGCAGTGCCTGAAGGTGCTCTTGAGATTGCAAAGAATATGCCTCCTGAGTTCTGGAAAGAAGTGCTTGCAGTAAATTGCAATAAGGAAATGATACTATGA
- the pap gene encoding polyphosphate:AMP phosphotransferase has product MLENVDLTKTLPKDEYKKIMEELKIRMGELQRKAWKMDIPIIIVFEGWHASGMSEIINRFLLTLSPMGFNLHTTGRPCYQEEQKPLLWRFWTKIPQNGRMVIFDRSWYRRIIIEHNKKGKNNKDMDKCLEGLTYFERQLTDGGYLMVKLFLHISKEEQDTRYKEMKYTGVPQFIIEEEERDYLNEYDKYLPLIEGILEKTDRSFAPWTIVEADDRNFATVKVLAKVIESIEYKIQDLENKALLEQNQKKDNCIIPNIDSSILEKIDLDKSLTYEEYKNEKKKCQKKLKTLQYDLFRNRISLIVVFEGWDASGKGGGIRRLVKKLNPRLYQVSPIGVPTPDELRRHYLWRFYNQIPEAGHIGIYDRSWYGRVLVERVEDLCNVEEWKSAYREINEFEETLSNYGTIIVKFWMHIDKEEQLKRFKEREKVDYKQWKITPDDWRNREKWNLYLDAADEMLTKTSTSWAPWTIVESNDKYYSRIKIMETVIDRVETELKRRGLQ; this is encoded by the coding sequence ATGCTTGAAAATGTAGATCTTACCAAAACTCTTCCTAAAGACGAGTATAAGAAAATAATGGAAGAACTGAAAATACGCATGGGGGAACTACAGCGAAAAGCGTGGAAAATGGATATTCCAATCATTATTGTTTTTGAAGGCTGGCACGCTTCAGGTATGTCGGAGATCATTAACAGGTTCCTTCTGACTTTAAGTCCAATGGGTTTTAACCTGCACACAACTGGAAGACCGTGTTATCAGGAGGAGCAGAAACCTCTTTTATGGCGTTTCTGGACAAAGATTCCCCAAAATGGCAGAATGGTCATTTTTGACAGGAGCTGGTACCGCAGGATTATCATTGAACATAACAAAAAAGGTAAAAACAACAAGGATATGGATAAATGTCTTGAAGGACTTACTTATTTTGAAAGACAGCTCACAGACGGTGGTTACCTTATGGTCAAACTGTTCCTGCATATCAGTAAAGAGGAACAGGATACACGATATAAGGAAATGAAATATACCGGTGTTCCTCAGTTCATTATTGAAGAGGAAGAGCGGGATTATCTTAATGAGTATGATAAATACCTGCCACTTATTGAAGGAATTCTTGAAAAGACAGATCGTTCCTTTGCACCATGGACTATTGTAGAAGCAGATGACAGAAATTTTGCAACCGTCAAAGTACTGGCAAAAGTCATCGAATCTATTGAATATAAAATCCAGGATCTTGAAAACAAGGCATTGCTGGAACAAAACCAAAAGAAGGACAATTGTATTATTCCTAATATCGATTCTTCCATTCTGGAAAAGATCGATCTTGATAAGAGTCTCACTTACGAAGAGTACAAAAATGAAAAGAAAAAATGCCAGAAAAAGCTGAAAACCCTCCAGTATGACCTTTTCAGAAACAGAATCTCATTAATAGTTGTATTTGAGGGCTGGGATGCCTCCGGCAAAGGCGGGGGTATCAGAAGGCTTGTCAAAAAACTCAATCCCAGACTTTACCAGGTAAGTCCTATTGGGGTGCCCACACCTGATGAACTACGGCGCCATTACCTGTGGAGATTCTATAACCAGATACCTGAAGCAGGTCATATCGGGATATATGACAGGAGCTGGTACGGAAGAGTGCTGGTTGAGAGGGTCGAGGATCTGTGCAATGTTGAGGAATGGAAAAGTGCCTACAGGGAGATCAATGAATTTGAAGAAACGCTTTCCAATTACGGTACTATTATTGTCAAGTTCTGGATGCACATTGATAAGGAAGAGCAGCTAAAAAGGTTCAAAGAGCGTGAAAAAGTTGACTACAAGCAATGGAAGATAACTCCTGATGACTGGCGTAATCGTGAAAAGTGGAACCTCTACCTTGACGCTGCCGATGAAATGCTTACAAAGACCAGTACTTCATGGGCACCCTGGACCATTGTGGAGTCCAATGACAAATACTATTCCAGGATAAAAATAATGGAAACGGTCATTGACCGTGTTGAAACTGAGTTGAAAAGACGCGGGCTTCAGTAA
- the ppk1 gene encoding polyphosphate kinase 1 codes for MSNEVHDYINREISWLSFNERVLQEAKDASVPLLERLKFLGIFSSNLDEFFSVRVGTVQRMIDAGVKSKAMVGVSPKKVMKQVHSTVLDLRDEFDRVFTEVTKELGTYNIFIVDETQLDNNQKSFLKVYFQEKVRPRLIPVMLKDIPDFPYLKNQVIYLVIDVRKKWDPQSSKFALIEVPADVLPRFINLPDSDGRKCVIMLDDVIRFGLDDIFSTFDYDSIGAYTIKLTRDAELEIDDDVTKSFFEKVSESLEERKKGQPVRFVYDREMPYYLLDFTLTRLDIQKFENLVPGGKYHNARDFMNFPEIGPESFYYERKQPLPHKDLRRHKSMLAAIREKDILLHYPYQSFDYFIDLLREAAIDPNVASIKVTLYRVARNSNVINALINAIKNGKSVTVVIELQARFDEESNIYWTQKLEQAGAKIIDGVPGLKVHSKLCHITRKEGDDTVHYSCIGTGNFNESTARLYCDHMLMTMNPAITYEVEKVFGFFDHNYKVYDYDHLVVAPLQMRNKFTKLIDNEIKNAKAGKPAYIHAKMNSLVDSEMINKLYEASKAGVKVKLVVRGICSLVPGVEELSENIEVFSIVDKYLEHSRIFIFCNAGDEKYFISSADWMVRNLDRRVEVATPIYDEALKMELREHMIIQFADNTKARIINEAQDNKYVKNEHKPCRAQKDIYAFLEKQLENEDAE; via the coding sequence ATGTCCAACGAAGTACATGATTATATAAACAGGGAGATCAGCTGGCTTTCTTTCAACGAAAGAGTTCTTCAGGAAGCGAAGGACGCTTCTGTCCCCTTACTTGAGCGTCTGAAATTCCTCGGGATATTCTCATCCAACCTTGACGAATTCTTCAGTGTAAGAGTCGGCACCGTGCAGAGAATGATAGATGCAGGAGTAAAATCAAAGGCAATGGTAGGAGTTTCACCTAAAAAGGTCATGAAACAGGTGCACAGTACCGTACTTGACCTGAGAGACGAGTTCGACAGGGTTTTTACGGAAGTTACAAAAGAACTCGGAACCTATAATATTTTCATTGTCGATGAAACCCAGCTTGACAACAACCAGAAATCATTTCTGAAAGTCTATTTCCAGGAAAAAGTACGTCCGCGTCTTATACCTGTGATGCTGAAAGATATTCCCGATTTCCCATATCTTAAAAACCAGGTAATCTATCTGGTAATCGACGTAAGAAAGAAGTGGGACCCTCAAAGCTCAAAGTTCGCATTGATAGAAGTTCCTGCAGATGTACTCCCGCGTTTTATCAATTTACCGGATTCAGATGGACGCAAGTGTGTGATAATGCTTGATGATGTGATCCGTTTTGGTCTGGACGACATTTTCTCAACTTTTGATTATGATTCCATAGGTGCCTACACCATAAAACTCACAAGGGATGCAGAACTTGAAATTGATGATGATGTAACAAAGAGTTTCTTTGAAAAAGTATCTGAGAGTCTTGAAGAAAGGAAAAAAGGACAGCCGGTCCGTTTTGTATATGACAGGGAAATGCCCTATTATCTTTTAGATTTTACCCTCACCCGACTGGACATCCAGAAATTTGAAAACCTTGTGCCTGGTGGAAAATATCACAATGCAAGGGATTTCATGAACTTCCCTGAAATCGGGCCGGAATCTTTCTATTATGAAAGAAAACAGCCTTTACCACACAAAGACCTGAGACGTCACAAGAGTATGCTTGCTGCTATCAGGGAAAAAGATATTCTTCTTCACTATCCGTACCAGTCTTTTGATTATTTCATAGATTTGTTAAGAGAAGCAGCAATTGACCCCAATGTTGCAAGCATAAAAGTTACACTGTACAGGGTTGCCCGCAATTCGAATGTAATCAACGCACTGATAAATGCAATTAAGAACGGGAAATCTGTTACTGTAGTTATTGAACTGCAGGCACGTTTTGATGAAGAGTCAAATATTTACTGGACACAAAAACTGGAACAGGCAGGTGCAAAGATCATTGACGGTGTTCCTGGTCTGAAAGTGCATTCCAAACTTTGTCACATAACAAGAAAAGAAGGAGACGACACTGTCCACTATTCCTGTATCGGTACCGGTAACTTCAATGAATCAACTGCCAGACTCTACTGTGACCACATGTTAATGACCATGAATCCTGCCATTACCTATGAAGTCGAAAAGGTCTTTGGTTTCTTCGACCACAACTACAAAGTTTACGATTATGACCATCTTGTTGTCGCACCTCTTCAAATGCGTAATAAGTTTACAAAGCTTATCGATAATGAGATAAAGAACGCAAAAGCAGGCAAACCTGCATATATCCATGCCAAGATGAACAGCCTTGTGGATAGTGAAATGATTAACAAGCTCTATGAGGCCAGCAAAGCTGGTGTTAAAGTTAAACTTGTTGTCAGGGGCATATGCTCACTTGTACCGGGTGTAGAGGAGCTGAGCGAAAACATTGAGGTTTTCAGTATAGTTGATAAATATCTTGAGCACTCAAGAATATTCATTTTCTGCAATGCAGGAGATGAGAAATACTTTATTTCATCTGCTGACTGGATGGTCAGAAACCTTGACAGGCGTGTTGAGGTAGCTACACCCATATATGATGAAGCTTTGAAAATGGAACTGAGGGAGCATATGATTATTCAGTTTGCAGATAATACAAAAGCAAGAATCATCAATGAAGCCCAGGATAACAAATACGTTAAGAACGAGCACAAACCCTGCCGTGCCCAGAAAGACATTTATGCTTTCCTTGAAAAGCAACTGGAAAATGAGGACGCAGAATGA
- a CDS encoding MgtC/SapB family protein, with the protein MMIGILIGLEREHWRSDKKVFAGVRTFSITCIAGAVAAFLVDYIGMWILILTTVLVLFASASLIYLVNIIKGKSGLTTAIALFCTYLLGIIVAEGLYLIAIVTGLLITFLLIEKKPLHSFAEHLSDEDISSALKFLAVAFVLYPVVPEEPIFGIINLKQSILIVVLVSFISFVSYVSLKKMGPKGGIPYSGFFGGFISSEATVAALAGLSKKGPLLKDSVHIGSLLSVVSMIISNTIIALIADPTAQTAMIMAPSFIIMGIVALVFVALKWKKTVNPQESIEIGSPFALGPAFKFGAVFTILLVIANYANVYGGAEGTYITALGGIVSSSAVTASVAALAFTGNISVHTAGITAVLAGLVSTLNKPLYIKVSGSSEFFRTAVLSFIVIALFGAVTLLVWSFYIG; encoded by the coding sequence ATGATGATAGGAATTCTTATTGGTCTTGAGAGGGAACACTGGAGATCGGACAAGAAAGTATTCGCAGGTGTCAGGACCTTTTCCATAACCTGCATTGCCGGTGCTGTTGCTGCATTTCTTGTTGATTATATTGGAATGTGGATACTAATACTGACCACAGTGCTGGTGTTATTTGCTTCAGCCTCCCTTATCTATCTTGTAAATATCATCAAAGGTAAATCCGGACTGACTACTGCTATTGCATTGTTCTGTACATATCTTCTGGGAATCATCGTGGCTGAAGGTCTTTATCTGATAGCCATAGTTACAGGACTTCTAATAACATTCCTGCTCATTGAGAAAAAACCACTTCATTCCTTTGCAGAACATCTCTCTGATGAAGATATTAGTAGTGCACTCAAATTCCTTGCAGTTGCTTTTGTGCTTTATCCGGTAGTCCCCGAAGAGCCGATCTTCGGGATAATAAACCTGAAACAATCCATACTTATTGTTGTGCTGGTTTCCTTCATTAGTTTTGTAAGCTATGTATCCCTGAAAAAAATGGGTCCAAAAGGTGGCATCCCTTACTCGGGTTTCTTTGGAGGTTTTATAAGCAGTGAAGCAACAGTTGCAGCACTTGCAGGTCTCTCAAAAAAGGGCCCTCTGCTAAAAGATTCGGTCCATATAGGTTCTTTGCTGTCAGTTGTTTCCATGATAATCAGCAACACAATAATTGCACTGATAGCAGATCCGACTGCCCAGACAGCTATGATAATGGCTCCTTCTTTTATTATCATGGGAATCGTGGCCCTTGTATTTGTTGCTCTTAAATGGAAAAAGACAGTAAATCCCCAGGAAAGTATCGAAATAGGATCGCCTTTTGCCCTTGGCCCGGCATTTAAATTCGGCGCTGTTTTTACAATACTGCTTGTAATTGCAAATTACGCAAATGTGTATGGAGGAGCCGAAGGAACCTATATAACCGCACTGGGCGGGATCGTCAGCAGTTCAGCAGTTACCGCCTCCGTTGCAGCCCTTGCTTTTACGGGGAATATCTCCGTTCACACTGCCGGTATAACAGCCGTACTTGCAGGTCTTGTAAGCACTCTCAATAAGCCATTATATATCAAAGTAAGTGGTTCATCGGAGTTTTTCAGGACAGCAGTATTATCTTTCATAGTTATTGCACTGTTTGGAGCAGTTACTTTGCTGGTATGGAGTTTCTATATCGGATAA
- a CDS encoding deoxyhypusine synthase produces the protein MEHCHSHEGKLKNPIKQAKITEGMGVDEFISAIDGCAFGAGKLADAVDIYTEMLANGSTSFFGLAGAMVPAGMRQIVTDLIYDGYIDVLVTTGANMVHEIVESMGLHHYKGCAECDDIELKHEEINRIYDVYLPEPYFIDFEEKMKAILSDIGSNTISIRELMTQLGNHIEDKDSILKAAADMNVPVYCPAIQDSMIGLQAWLYKQMHPLNVDAFADMKEIIDICYEAKDPGAVLIGGGVPKNYIFQSMLVTHQEFEYAIQLTMDTPETGGLSGATLDEARSWGKVSETARSVTVHSDATITLPIMVAAARSRLSKM, from the coding sequence ATGGAACATTGTCATTCACATGAAGGGAAACTGAAAAATCCGATAAAACAGGCAAAGATAACAGAGGGCATGGGCGTTGACGAGTTTATAAGTGCCATCGATGGGTGTGCTTTTGGTGCAGGAAAACTTGCAGACGCCGTTGACATCTACACTGAGATGCTTGCAAACGGGTCAACCAGTTTCTTCGGGCTTGCCGGTGCCATGGTTCCGGCAGGAATGCGTCAGATAGTTACCGATCTCATATATGACGGCTACATCGATGTACTCGTAACAACCGGTGCCAACATGGTTCACGAAATCGTGGAATCCATGGGACTTCACCACTACAAGGGCTGTGCTGAATGTGACGACATCGAACTCAAACACGAAGAGATCAACAGGATATACGATGTCTATCTTCCTGAACCTTATTTTATAGACTTTGAGGAAAAGATGAAGGCAATTCTCTCTGATATTGGTAGCAACACAATATCCATCAGGGAACTCATGACACAACTTGGAAACCATATTGAAGACAAAGACTCAATATTAAAAGCAGCAGCAGACATGAACGTACCGGTCTACTGTCCTGCAATCCAGGACTCAATGATCGGACTTCAGGCATGGCTTTACAAACAGATGCACCCGCTTAACGTTGATGCTTTTGCAGATATGAAAGAGATTATCGATATCTGCTACGAGGCAAAAGACCCCGGAGCAGTTCTTATCGGCGGCGGTGTCCCAAAGAACTACATCTTCCAGTCCATGCTTGTAACTCACCAGGAATTCGAGTACGCTATCCAGCTCACAATGGACACCCCGGAAACAGGAGGCTTAAGCGGTGCAACACTTGATGAAGCACGTTCATGGGGTAAGGTCAGCGAAACAGCACGCTCAGTAACAGTTCATTCCGATGCTACCATCACACTTCCGATAATGGTTGCAGCAGCAAGGAGCAGACTCTCAAAAATGTAA